The following nucleotide sequence is from Gammaproteobacteria bacterium.
TTCGCCCCTTGGTTGGCGGCCACCACATAACACTGATTCTCCAGTGCCCGTGTTCGGTTGACCAAACTCCACCAATTCATTGGCTCTGCTGTGCCCCATGGGTCCATATAAGCCGAAACCCGGACCAAAATTTCAGCACCCTGGGCGCGCAATGCCCGCAACACTTCTGGGAATAGCCAGTCGTAACATATGGCGACCCCAATCCGACCAATGGGGGTTTCGACGACGGGAAACAACGGAGCGTCATAATCCGGCAAGTCGGCCGGACTGGTATGCACTTCCCAGGGAATCCATGGATTCACCTTTCGATAAGTGCTGAGAATGCCCTCAGGACCGAGCAATAACGTGGTATTGAACACATGTCCTGGATAACGGGCGGTTTTCTCAAGAAAGGTCCCGGTCTGAATGTAGCAATCATATTTGCGGCAAAATGCCAAATATTTATCAATGTGTTCGTTCGGCAACGACACCGCCAAATGCTGGTGCAACTCCTCTGCTGTCGAGTAAATCGGCGCCGCATGAGCGAACTCAGGAAACACCAATAGCCGCACGTCAAAAAATGGAGAATAACCAACTATGGCCGACTCAGCGAGTGCAAGTAAGCGCTCTACACGTTCGCCAAGTCCGTCACGAGTCCGCAGGGGCGGAAAGTCTGTCTGAATCGCCGCGGCATAGTAAATATCGTATTGTTGTTGATTCATTTGGCCTGTTCCGGGTGTTCAACGACAATCTGCGGCGCATCAGGCGCCCATTGCCGGGCATATTGCCGCCAATTCCATTGTGGTAATTTTTTCTGCCGATAGGCCGAAAGCTGCTCTGCCAACTCCGGATATTTTGCCCGCAGTCCATGCTTGAGCACTTCAAAAATGGCTTGGGTTTGATAGTCGATCGCGTCCTGCCATTTTCCTTCACGCGCCTTGTGCCAAGCGAGCACTCGGGCACTCTCAAACCCCGGCGCCGCCTCATAAACTGCCTTGGCTATGGCCGCTGCCGATGCTGAGTCATCACTCTGACAGTCCACCATCGCGATGCTGAGTGCCAACATTACCGCCCCATCGCTTGGGTTTAATTGCTTGGCCTGTTTTAGGCGCGCCAAACCATGCTGACAATGCCCGGCCGCGAGCCATGCCAAACCAGCCAAAAAGTGTCCTTTCACATTTTCTGGTTTTAATGCCGCAAAATGTTCAAATTGTTCTGCTGCTTGAGAAAATTGGCCAATACGCATCAGCATCGCAGCGAGTTCACCGGCAGCGTCCGCGTTGTCTGGCTGGATTTTCAAAACATGCTGATACCGCCTTAACGCCTCGTCGTGTTCATTGCTGGCATCTGCGATCTCGGCAAGCTTGAATATCGCAGGCACATAATCTGGCTGTTTGGCCAAAACGCTTTTCAAACGTGTCTTGGCTTCGTCTACTTTGCCTTGCCGCAATTCAATGTAGGCCAACGCTGTATTAAGCCCAGGGTGGTCGGATGCCAATGTCAGTCCCTGCCGATACTTGTCTTCTGCCTGCTGAAACCGTCCAGACTTGGCCAACGCCAAGCCTTCTTCGAGCAGACGTTCTGGCGTCGGAACTAGATTCCGAACGACGCGCATCAGCGGATCCGGATAGCCCGGAGCAATCTCGCCTCGACGAGCAATGGCGGCTTTTGCCTCGTCAATACGGCCCAATTTACGCAACTGAATTGCTAACGGATAATACACCCGGTTGGCAAACGGCTTATTTTTCAACACTTTACGAAAATGCGAGACAGCTTCTTCAGGTCGGTTTGACGCCGCGGCCACCTGACCGAGCAATTCATGACCAAACGCAGCAAAGGGCGCCTCTTTAATCAGCACATTGGCAATGCGCGTCGCTTCGTCATAATCACCCTTTTGCAAGGCAATTTCTCCAATTCTCGCCAGCGTTGGCAAATAATCGGACTTGAGGTCAAAACTCATGCGTAAGGCCGCATAAGCGGAATCCAGCTGTCCACGCGCAGCCTGCACAACGCCATAGAGATAATACCAGCGCGCATCCTTGGGCGCTTGCTGCATCGCCGCCCGATAATATTCCGCCGCCAAAGCCAATTGCTCGGCACTGTGGAGCACCATCCCCATTCGACCCAGCAGTTCCGCTTTTTGCTCAGGTGTATCCGCTTTGGCCTTATCGGCGAGCAGTTTTTGTAGAGCCTTCACCGGCTCTCGGGCGGCGACCGGTAATTTCGAGATGTCAACGGTTGGCAACGCAGCGTAGCCACTCAACCCCAAAAACAAAATAACACTGGCGATCCGACTGGAAAACTTCACTTGGCTTTTCCTTTTGGTTTAAAAATATCTTGGTATTGATTGGTCTGTATCTCTGTAAGAACTTGACGCGTTCCATTCGGCCAAACAAGTTCAATTTTCTCCGGCTTTCGCCCGTCCGGCAAGGCCACCACGATACGGGGATCGTGAGATGACGCATAACTCCCATCGCGATAGGTACGACGCACTATACGTTTGTTTTTCCATTGAATCACAGCCTGAACGCCTGCAACGACTGGCTTGCCTGGCTCACGCCGCGGCGCCAAGCCCAACCAATGTTTTGGATTGGTGCGATTGATAAGTAAGGTTGGGGCACCATCATTGTTATTGATCACTAAATCAATATCCCCATCATTATCGATATCACCGGCCGCCACACCACGCCCAACAGCAAGTTCTGAACGCAACGATGTGGCGTAGGTTTTTTGTTCTACATAAACGCCCTTTGTTGCGATAAACAACTGGTTTCGCTGTTTTAGTGGCGGGACGATGCCAGCCCGGACTTGTTCAGGGATAAGGGTGACAGCCCCATTCGCAACAAAGATATCCGGTAAGTTGTCACCATTGAAATCCTTCCAAACCGTTCCAAAGCCTGTGTAAGGGAGACTTTGCCCTGCGAGTTGCAAGACTGCCGTTTTGTCCGAAAACCAACCTTGTCCATCATTCACGTAAAGCGTGTTGGTTTCGCGAGTCAGGTGGGTCATAAACAAGTCGAGATCACCATCATTGTCAAAATCTTCAGCGACCACACCCATGCTGGCCTCAGCCATACCTGCGCCATTCACGGCTGTTCCAGAAAGCATGCCATCATCAATAAATTTACCGTTACCTCGATTCAACCACATTTGATTTGGCACACCGTCATTGGCCACGTAAATGTCCGGCCAGCCATCGCCATTGAAATCACCTGCGATAACGCCCAACCCGTTGCCATAATGCTTAGCGATACCGGCTTGACCGGTCACGTCCGTAAAATGATCGCCATCGTTGCGCAGCAGTCTATCCGGGACTGGATTGTAACTTTTGGGCGAACAGTAGTCCGGCTCCCCATTGACATTGCGACACGTCTTGTGGCGCGTTAACGAATAATCCACATAGTTAGCCACAAATAGGTCCATATCCCCATCACTGTCATAGTCGACGAAACTGGCACTGACACTCCACCGCCCCTCACCAGCTTGCCACCGTTCGGTTTCGTCAACAAAGCGACCGTTTTTGTTTATCAGAAGTCGGTTTGGGCCGAAGTTTGTCAAATAAACATCAAGCCAACCATCCTGATTCACATCCGCCACCGCTATCCCCATACCATAGTCATGGGTGATCGCCAATCCAGCATCACGACTGACATCTTTCCAGAAAACCTTCTGCTTTGTGGGATCGAGGCCTTCATTTCGACACAATTGATCATGCAGGTCGCCTCGACTAGTTGTCACATTGCCACCCTGAACAAAATAGAGATCGAGATCGCCATCGTTGTCATAGTCAAACAGTGCCACACCACTGCCCATCATTTCATGAAAATAAAGCTTACCGGTCGCACC
It contains:
- a CDS encoding nitrilase, with amino-acid sequence MNQQQYDIYYAAAIQTDFPPLRTRDGLGERVERLLALAESAIVGYSPFFDVRLLVFPEFAHAAPIYSTAEELHQHLAVSLPNEHIDKYLAFCRKYDCYIQTGTFLEKTARYPGHVFNTTLLLGPEGILSTYRKVNPWIPWEVHTSPADLPDYDAPLFPVVETPIGRIGVAICYDWLFPEVLRALRAQGAEILVRVSAYMDPWGTAEPMNWWSLVNRTRALENQCYVVAANQGAKLANYPPFSWPGGSMIVDYDGRILAQAEAGGGERIVVGPIHLAALRAERARREGHDTMGHLRSHAFDYLTSASRLPPEAERPTIEGLKARIRKSRLSE
- a CDS encoding CRTAC1 family protein, whose protein sequence is MMGSGVALFDYDNDGDLDLYFVQGGNVTTSRGDLHDQLCRNEGLDPTKQKVFWKDVSRDAGLAITHDYGMGIAVADVNQDGWLDVYLTNFGPNRLLINKNGRFVDETERWQAGEGRWSVSASFVDYDSDGDMDLFVANYVDYSLTRHKTCRNVNGEPDYCSPKSYNPVPDRLLRNDGDHFTDVTGQAGIAKHYGNGLGVIAGDFNGDGWPDIYVANDGVPNQMWLNRGNGKFIDDGMLSGTAVNGAGMAEASMGVVAEDFDNDGDLDLFMTHLTRETNTLYVNDGQGWFSDKTAVLQLAGQSLPYTGFGTVWKDFNGDNLPDIFVANGAVTLIPEQVRAGIVPPLKQRNQLFIATKGVYVEQKTYATSLRSELAVGRGVAAGDIDNDGDIDLVINNNDGAPTLLINRTNPKHWLGLAPRREPGKPVVAGVQAVIQWKNKRIVRRTYRDGSYASSHDPRIVVALPDGRKPEKIELVWPNGTRQVLTEIQTNQYQDIFKPKGKAK